From a region of the Synechococcus sp. PCC 7335 genome:
- the drmA gene encoding DISARM system helicase DrmA gives MALQTSAAVRASLINALRLDLIGPGPDDAAHASEVIPQAPSRWYLSGFLVPYEAKLSDRSDPDSDDSFESEITKGASNSDDEKPPETASARKGHFPSSMGLSFLFAPETKVIDVTVSWGDYEPTEADEAETEAETGLQVTTSRDWQRQPRLAHITIPLDLEEKSTVVPVTNSQGLELVLSVRPITRQCGLPDNTYSASLFLVNKRSPNSERGKRDCAYIFQSQLTVKTAIPFIPRPDLRNQALDDKDERLADLQYRHDVEFVVGHNVSATAKLCKEPSDNSGRPKCSEIYTNWMPQADVEKVIPAEIEGINLEIEALGNAPDAQTIRGMVGGMVTAYISWIAQQRAAAPTTPEQRKQVASELLDGAERVNQRIEAGLNALDNPDVLEVFKTANRAIARAIRQRSTHGKENALPKDMSPPQWRPFQLAFLLMNIVGMDNPEDPDREIVDLLFFPTGGGKTEAYLGLAAFTLVLRRLRNPGIESAGLSVLMRYTLRLLTLDQLGRASTLICALELERQQNVEKLGPWPFEIGLWVGQAATANRMGSSKAKDRNSARARTLAYQNGSSSEVPIPLDNCPWCGERFSAKSFQLLPTPDRPTDLRITCVNRKKRPDGKPKCVFRRDQSLPIVTVDEPIYRRLPCFLIATVDKFANLPWVGETAGLFGKVERYDTQGFYSPAQPNLGASLNKPLLPPDLIIQDELHLISGPLGTMVGLYETAIDALSTTERNGKTIRPKIVASTATVRRANSQILALFGRNTVEVFPSPGPDRRDSFFAKTVPVEERNGRSYLGVAAQGRSLKVVLLRTYLALLGASRKAWEEAGGARNKNNPADPYMTLMGYFNSLRELGGSRRIVEDEVRSRLEVYGDRKREGEEISLFANRKIKEPLELTSRVNTSQVAEAKSRLETTFHHEDAKKAVDVALATNMISVGLDISRLGTMVVLGQPKTASEYIQTTSRVGRDDKRPGLVVTLLNLHRPRDRSHYERFQSWHRTFYRAVEATSVTPFSPRALDRGLPGVTVALARLGHSELTHPEGAGQMTQHRQELDFVVEVLSKRAEAHNVNMDNQQTEALRLKVRGYVKDLLDSWSNVATDLSENLQYQKEVGKAPPLLFTPLDPNLKKQNKDARKFKAQRSLRDVEPTVNLWLHDPNGEEIESDL, from the coding sequence ATGGCGCTACAGACCTCCGCAGCAGTAAGAGCCTCTTTAATTAATGCCCTTCGACTAGACCTGATCGGTCCTGGCCCCGACGATGCCGCTCATGCCTCGGAAGTTATTCCTCAAGCGCCCTCCCGTTGGTATCTATCTGGATTCTTGGTGCCCTACGAAGCCAAATTGAGTGATCGCTCTGACCCAGATAGCGACGATAGCTTCGAGAGCGAAATTACCAAAGGCGCTAGCAATAGCGACGACGAAAAGCCCCCCGAGACAGCCTCTGCCCGCAAGGGTCACTTCCCCTCATCCATGGGATTGAGTTTTCTGTTCGCACCTGAAACTAAAGTAATAGACGTGACCGTTAGCTGGGGCGACTATGAGCCGACCGAAGCGGATGAAGCTGAGACAGAAGCTGAAACAGGTCTTCAAGTGACGACCAGCCGCGATTGGCAACGTCAGCCTCGGCTGGCTCACATCACAATTCCTCTCGACCTAGAAGAAAAATCTACTGTGGTACCCGTGACCAACAGCCAAGGCCTGGAGCTTGTGCTTTCAGTGCGGCCTATTACCCGGCAGTGCGGACTGCCTGACAACACTTACTCCGCGTCACTTTTCTTAGTCAACAAGCGATCGCCCAATAGCGAACGTGGCAAACGCGACTGCGCCTACATCTTTCAGTCTCAGCTCACAGTCAAGACCGCTATCCCTTTCATCCCGCGCCCAGACCTGCGCAATCAGGCTTTAGATGATAAAGACGAACGGCTCGCTGATCTGCAATATCGCCATGACGTAGAGTTCGTCGTAGGTCATAACGTCTCGGCAACCGCCAAGCTTTGCAAAGAGCCGAGCGATAATTCAGGTCGCCCTAAGTGCAGCGAAATCTATACAAACTGGATGCCTCAGGCCGATGTTGAAAAGGTCATTCCCGCTGAGATCGAAGGCATCAATTTAGAAATCGAAGCGCTCGGCAATGCTCCTGATGCCCAAACGATTCGTGGCATGGTGGGTGGCATGGTAACTGCTTACATAAGTTGGATCGCACAGCAAAGGGCTGCTGCCCCGACTACCCCTGAGCAACGCAAGCAGGTTGCCAGCGAGCTGCTAGACGGTGCTGAACGTGTGAATCAGCGCATTGAAGCGGGACTCAATGCGCTAGATAATCCCGATGTACTGGAGGTATTTAAGACGGCCAATCGTGCGATCGCTCGCGCCATCCGTCAGCGCTCTACTCATGGCAAAGAAAATGCTCTCCCAAAAGACATGTCACCGCCTCAGTGGAGACCCTTCCAGCTTGCCTTTTTGCTGATGAACATCGTCGGCATGGATAACCCAGAAGATCCAGACCGCGAGATTGTAGATTTGTTGTTCTTCCCTACCGGCGGCGGCAAAACAGAAGCCTATTTGGGCCTTGCTGCCTTTACCCTGGTACTTCGCCGCCTGCGCAATCCGGGTATAGAATCTGCGGGCCTCAGCGTCCTTATGCGCTACACGCTGCGCCTGCTAACGCTCGACCAGTTAGGCCGCGCCTCTACGCTGATTTGCGCATTAGAACTAGAGCGCCAGCAAAATGTAGAAAAGCTTGGCCCCTGGCCCTTTGAAATTGGTCTTTGGGTCGGGCAAGCTGCCACTGCTAATCGTATGGGCAGTAGTAAAGCTAAAGATCGCAATAGTGCCCGTGCTCGCACGCTGGCCTATCAAAACGGTAGCTCCAGTGAAGTGCCGATCCCACTGGATAACTGTCCATGGTGTGGTGAGAGATTCAGCGCTAAATCTTTTCAGCTTCTGCCGACACCGGATAGACCCACCGATCTGCGCATCACCTGCGTCAATCGGAAGAAACGTCCGGATGGCAAACCCAAATGCGTCTTTCGCCGCGATCAGTCGCTGCCCATTGTCACCGTCGATGAACCAATCTATCGTCGCCTGCCCTGCTTTCTCATTGCCACTGTCGATAAGTTTGCAAACCTGCCCTGGGTCGGTGAAACGGCTGGTTTGTTTGGCAAAGTAGAACGCTACGACACTCAAGGATTTTACAGTCCTGCTCAGCCAAACTTAGGCGCGAGCTTGAACAAACCGCTACTGCCACCTGACCTGATCATCCAAGACGAGCTGCACCTGATTTCCGGCCCGCTAGGGACGATGGTAGGCCTGTATGAAACAGCAATCGATGCCCTCTCGACAACCGAACGCAACGGTAAAACAATTCGGCCTAAGATTGTTGCTTCTACGGCAACCGTTCGCCGTGCCAATAGTCAAATCCTGGCGCTCTTTGGCCGCAATACTGTAGAAGTCTTTCCCTCTCCTGGCCCCGACCGTCGCGATTCCTTTTTTGCAAAAACGGTTCCTGTTGAAGAGAGAAATGGCCGTAGCTATCTTGGTGTGGCAGCGCAAGGACGGAGTTTGAAAGTTGTTTTACTACGAACGTATTTGGCTCTCTTAGGGGCTAGTCGGAAGGCATGGGAAGAAGCAGGCGGCGCACGTAATAAGAATAACCCTGCAGATCCTTACATGACGCTGATGGGCTATTTCAACAGTTTGAGAGAGCTAGGCGGCAGTCGTCGAATTGTAGAAGATGAAGTGCGATCGCGGCTGGAGGTGTATGGCGATCGCAAGCGAGAAGGCGAAGAAATAAGCCTATTTGCCAATCGTAAAATCAAAGAGCCACTAGAGCTGACTTCAAGGGTCAATACCAGTCAGGTGGCCGAAGCCAAAAGCCGGTTGGAAACTACCTTTCATCACGAAGATGCCAAAAAAGCTGTAGATGTGGCGCTGGCTACCAATATGATTTCTGTGGGACTCGATATCTCAAGACTAGGCACGATGGTTGTTCTCGGTCAGCCTAAAACGGCGTCAGAATATATTCAAACCACCAGCCGAGTCGGGCGAGATGACAAACGCCCTGGGTTAGTCGTCACCCTGCTAAACCTCCATAGACCGCGCGATAGATCTCACTACGAACGCTTTCAGTCATGGCATAGAACTTTCTACCGGGCGGTGGAAGCCACCAGCGTGACGCCCTTCTCTCCTCGCGCGCTCGACAGAGGGCTACCTGGGGTTACTGTTGCACTTGCTCGCTTAGGCCATAGCGAACTCACACACCCAGAAGGCGCAGGTCAGATGACACAGCATCGCCAAGAACTGGATTTTGTAGTTGAGGTGCTTTCCAAACGCGCTGAAGCACATAACGTAAATATGGATAATCAGCAAACAGAAGCACTCAGGCTCAAAGTGCGCGGCTATGTAAAAGATCTGCTAGACAGTTGGTCGAATGTGGCAACAGATCTC
- a CDS encoding AAA family ATPase, whose translation MELIQEEKSKNHNLLARDLERILQNGQSKSLPASNHLSSGYPEAPKDKETGLALVDVKQSHLTWNDVILSQGNLATLERVALENRKQETLAAYGLQPKSKLLFCGPPGCGKTLTANVLSGVLGIPLVYVNLSALFSSYLGETATNLKKIFDYVERGEWVVLFDEFDAIAKDRNTLNEHGEIKRLVNSLLQLIDSSTSNSLFVAATNHESLLDSAIWRRFDEVVLFEVPSVELREALLKRYLSKLKHNDVDIKIFATDLDQATGADIERICTDAIKTVILRGDRKIKSADLETAVAHHFERHRIVEKSEKALASEV comes from the coding sequence ATGGAACTTATTCAAGAGGAAAAAAGCAAGAATCATAACTTGCTCGCTAGAGACTTAGAGCGAATCCTACAAAATGGACAGTCAAAGTCTTTACCTGCAAGCAATCATCTCAGTAGTGGCTATCCAGAAGCTCCGAAAGATAAAGAAACAGGTTTGGCACTTGTTGATGTCAAGCAATCTCATCTAACTTGGAACGACGTTATCTTGAGCCAGGGTAATTTGGCTACTTTAGAGCGAGTAGCTTTAGAGAATAGAAAGCAAGAGACTTTGGCAGCCTATGGATTACAACCGAAGTCAAAACTTTTATTTTGTGGGCCACCAGGGTGCGGTAAGACGCTAACGGCGAACGTGCTGTCAGGCGTTTTAGGGATACCGCTTGTTTACGTCAACTTATCAGCCTTGTTTTCCTCTTATCTAGGAGAAACAGCAACCAACCTCAAAAAAATATTTGACTATGTTGAAAGGGGCGAATGGGTTGTTCTCTTCGATGAGTTTGATGCGATCGCTAAAGATCGAAACACGCTCAACGAACATGGCGAAATTAAACGACTCGTCAACAGTCTACTTCAGCTTATTGATAGCTCCACTAGCAATAGCTTATTTGTAGCAGCTACGAATCACGAATCTTTGTTAGACAGCGCTATCTGGAGACGGTTTGATGAGGTTGTCTTATTTGAGGTTCCTAGCGTAGAGCTTAGAGAAGCGCTTTTGAAGCGTTATCTTTCCAAGCTCAAACATAATGATGTAGACATCAAAATTTTTGCGACTGATCTAGATCAAGCGACTGGTGCCGATATTGAGCGTATCTGTACGGACGCAATCAAAACTGTTATTCTTCGTGGCGATAGGAAGATAAAGAGTGCCGATTTAGAGACCGCTGTAGCGCATCATTTTGAAAGACATCGGATCGTAGAAAAATCAGAGAAAGCCTTAGCTTCAGAAGTATAG